The following are encoded together in the Pleurocapsa sp. FMAR1 genome:
- a CDS encoding pentapeptide repeat-containing protein produces the protein MIIPGLHHIRLLFKKRLNRTEFKQKYDAGHRDFRYTILEDVDLSNYLSGIDVRYSDLRWIKNLPDVIENTDLTGVNLEGVNLQGINLGNSVLTDANLTAAQFNGANLEGVSFSRAILKRACLSYARLNRANLSKAILNEANFYHSYLIGANLTEAKVKGCNFAHANLNECNLTQANLENTNLSWASLCQADLAQASFKNADLTSADLEDTDPNRAKFSETILEGLRLPYGVNLHQVNS, from the coding sequence ATGATAATTCCAGGGTTGCATCATATCAGACTACTTTTTAAAAAGAGGCTGAACCGTACAGAATTCAAGCAAAAATACGATGCTGGTCATAGAGACTTTCGGTACACCATTTTAGAAGATGTCGATTTAAGTAACTATCTTTCAGGAATAGATGTCCGTTACTCAGATTTACGATGGATTAAAAATTTGCCTGACGTAATTGAAAATACAGACTTGACGGGAGTTAATTTGGAGGGAGTCAACTTACAGGGCATCAATCTTGGTAATTCAGTATTGACTGATGCTAATTTAACTGCTGCTCAATTTAATGGAGCTAATTTAGAAGGAGTCTCATTTAGCCGTGCTATTTTAAAAAGAGCTTGCTTGAGCTATGCACGCCTTAATCGTGCCAACTTGAGTAAAGCAATATTAAATGAAGCTAATTTTTATCATAGTTATCTTATCGGTGCGAATTTAACTGAAGCTAAGGTAAAAGGATGTAATTTTGCTCATGCTAACTTAAATGAATGCAACTTAACTCAAGCTAATTTGGAAAATACCAATTTAAGCTGGGCTAGTCTCTGTCAGGCTGATTTAGCTCAAGCAAGCTTTAAAAATGCTGACCTAACCTCAGCCGATTTGGAAGATACAGATCCTAATAGAGCAAAATTTTCCGAAACCATTTTAGAAGGTTTAAGACTTCCTTATGGTGTTAATCTCCATCAGGTTAATTCATAG
- the def gene encoding peptide deformylase — MATVVAVEKKKLEQPPLDIHYLGDRVLRQPAKRIAKVDDNIRKIIKQMLQTMYSADGIGLAAPQVGIHKQLVVIDLHLDESDVPPLVLINPKIVKSGSNFCTGEEGCLSIPGVYLDVIRPETIEISYKNEQGKPSTLKATGLLSRAIQHEMDHLNGVMFVDRVDNNLALTEELNKKGFAFSAVKPVR, encoded by the coding sequence ATGGCTACCGTTGTTGCAGTTGAAAAGAAGAAATTAGAACAACCTCCACTAGATATTCATTATTTGGGCGATCGCGTTTTGCGCCAGCCAGCCAAGCGCATTGCTAAAGTAGATGATAATATCCGTAAAATCATTAAACAGATGCTACAGACTATGTATAGTGCTGATGGGATCGGTCTAGCTGCCCCCCAGGTAGGGATTCATAAGCAACTTGTAGTTATTGATCTTCATTTAGATGAATCCGACGTACCGCCTCTAGTTTTAATTAACCCCAAAATTGTCAAATCTGGCAGCAACTTTTGTACAGGTGAAGAAGGCTGTCTGAGTATTCCTGGAGTATATTTGGACGTAATTCGCCCTGAGACCATTGAGATTTCTTATAAAAATGAACAGGGCAAACCCAGTACCTTAAAAGCAACTGGTTTACTTTCCCGTGCTATACAGCATGAAATGGATCACCTAAATGGTGTAATGTTTGTAGATCGAGTAGATAATAATCTTGCTCTGACTGAAGAGTTGAATAAAAAAGGCTTTGCCTTCAGTGCGGTCAAACCAGTTAGATAA
- the infC gene encoding translation initiation factor IF-3, producing the protein MRDRRRSNNSRDLTKTNERIRFPEIRVIDSEGEQLGIITPREALTRAQEKGLDLVLVSETAKPPVCKIMDYGKYKYEQDKKLKEAKKKQHNADVKEVKMRYKIEEHDYNVRVKNAQRFLKSGDKVKATISFRGREIQHSRLAEDLLRRMAKDLEEYAEVQQFPKREGRNMMMMLSPKK; encoded by the coding sequence GTGAGAGATAGAAGACGCAGTAATAATAGTCGCGATCTAACCAAAACTAACGAAAGAATCCGCTTCCCCGAAATTCGTGTAATCGACTCTGAAGGTGAGCAATTAGGAATAATTACTCCTAGAGAAGCTCTGACCAGAGCCCAAGAAAAGGGTCTAGATTTGGTCTTAGTCAGCGAAACCGCCAAACCTCCCGTCTGTAAGATTATGGACTACGGGAAGTACAAATACGAGCAGGACAAAAAACTTAAAGAAGCGAAGAAAAAACAGCATAATGCTGACGTTAAAGAAGTGAAAATGCGCTACAAGATTGAGGAGCATGACTATAATGTGCGCGTCAAAAATGCTCAACGCTTCTTAAAATCTGGCGATAAGGTCAAAGCCACTATTAGCTTCCGTGGTCGGGAAATTCAACACTCTAGATTAGCTGAAGATTTGCTACGTCGTATGGCTAAAGATTTAGAAGAGTATGCTGAAGTTCAGCAGTTTCCAAAGCGGGAAGGACGAAACATGATGATGATGTTATCTCCTAAGAAGTAG
- a CDS encoding alpha/beta fold hydrolase: MIINQSWQERIGNQRDWVWRGWQTRYSYLKAKDNNNRPPVILVHGFGASIEHWRNNIPAIAKYHTVYAIDLLGFGASRKADTEYSAGLWTEQLHDFWQAFIGVPVILVGNSIGSLVCLNATTIYPEMVKGLVMLSLVDASEREDTLSSFRSLVTRIESLFAFPWLIKKILKTVRKPNLIRRGAGLAYPNKQAITDELVEILSSPAYDQGSDQTFLCLFRSVRKAGFAKPVRDLLPQITAPMLLIWGLQDKVIPPKQARAIASLNPRLKLLELEGAGHCPHDEYPDKFNSLLLEWLESI, translated from the coding sequence TTGATTATAAACCAATCTTGGCAAGAGCGTATTGGCAATCAAAGAGACTGGGTTTGGCGAGGATGGCAAACTCGCTATAGTTATCTAAAAGCTAAAGATAATAATAATCGCCCTCCAGTAATCCTCGTCCATGGTTTTGGTGCAAGTATTGAACATTGGCGTAATAATATACCAGCGATCGCAAAATACCATACAGTATATGCAATAGATTTACTGGGTTTTGGTGCATCAAGAAAAGCAGACACAGAATATAGTGCAGGTTTATGGACAGAGCAACTACATGACTTTTGGCAGGCTTTTATCGGTGTTCCTGTAATTCTAGTCGGCAACTCCATTGGTTCGTTAGTTTGCTTGAATGCCACTACCATCTATCCAGAAATGGTTAAGGGTTTAGTGATGCTTAGTTTAGTAGACGCATCTGAGAGAGAAGATACATTATCGTCTTTCCGTTCTCTGGTAACGAGAATTGAAAGCTTGTTTGCATTTCCCTGGTTAATCAAAAAAATTCTTAAAACAGTTAGGAAACCAAACTTGATCCGTCGTGGTGCAGGATTAGCTTATCCTAACAAGCAAGCAATAACAGATGAGCTTGTAGAAATTCTTTCAAGTCCTGCTTATGATCAAGGTTCAGACCAAACTTTTCTTTGTTTATTCCGTAGCGTCAGAAAAGCTGGTTTTGCCAAACCAGTTAGGGATTTATTGCCACAGATAACCGCTCCTATGCTCTTAATTTGGGGACTGCAAGATAAAGTTATACCGCCTAAACAGGCTCGTGCGATCGCATCTCTCAATCCGCGCTTGAAGTTATTAGAATTAGAAGGTGCAGGGCATTGTCCTCATGATGAATATCCAGATAAATTCAATTCTCTTCTATTAGAGTGGCTCGAATCTATATAA
- a CDS encoding NAD(P)H-quinone oxidoreductase subunit O → MMAGIKKGTLVHVVKEKLEGSLEAKASDVRLPSYLFDSKGEVLDLNDEYALVQFYVPTPNIWFRLDQLEEAK, encoded by the coding sequence ATTATGGCAGGCATTAAAAAGGGAACGCTAGTTCATGTAGTCAAGGAAAAACTCGAAGGCAGCTTAGAAGCAAAAGCTAGTGATGTTCGCCTTCCTTCTTACTTGTTTGACAGTAAGGGGGAGGTTTTGGATCTTAATGATGAATATGCCTTAGTTCAGTTTTATGTTCCTACTCCTAATATCTGGTTTCGTTTAGATCAATTAGAAGAAGCAAAGTAA
- the ggt gene encoding gamma-glutamyltransferase, translating to MSKIFWGNSLILKTLKIILKAIGVLCFFLLIDAAIFGSFYHPLTYIYKSGSWLNCRASTSSCQEVLSSKIDNAQKGNSMVVSSQHIASQVGAQILKDGGNAVDAAVAVGYALAVTYPCCGNLGGGGFMTLRLADGKETFIDFRETAPLESTADMYLDAEGNVVEDLSTKGYLAVGVPGTVKGLNYALAKYGTMSRRAVISPAIKLAQKGFTLQQGDVDVFKAGKSRLKDPNTAKIFLDSNVEVRKAGDVLQQPELAAVLQQLISQEDAFYQGEIAKKIVAASEANGGILSLKDFATYEVNEDEPVSCNYRGYRVISSPPPGGATTLCQMLNILSGYNLKKSGWKTPQSLNYLFSSMLLAYGDRNHYLGDPDFVDNPLDKLLSPKYAASLRGKIGDNAISPESVYSTDIQSEGTNTTHYSVVDKNNNAVAVTYTINSYFGAGVVAPGTGFLLNNEMDDFTTKLGEANQFGLRQGKANLIEPVKRPLSSMSPTIVTKDGQVYLVTGSPGGSTIPTTVLQTIVNMIDYDMSLSKAINTPRLHYQGLPDVVFSEPYALDSETFVALWQKGYKIAPLPFWGAAESIHVDSKTKLKIGSNDLRKATGKAMTLEPKPDRDLDPRPKTLKQAD from the coding sequence GTGTCTAAGATTTTTTGGGGAAATAGCTTGATTTTAAAAACCTTGAAAATAATATTAAAAGCTATAGGAGTATTATGCTTCTTTCTTCTAATTGATGCTGCTATTTTTGGTAGCTTTTATCACCCTCTGACTTATATTTACAAGTCAGGTAGTTGGCTTAATTGTCGGGCTTCAACTTCTAGCTGTCAAGAAGTCTTATCGAGCAAAATCGATAATGCCCAGAAAGGGAACAGTATGGTTGTTAGCTCTCAACATATAGCATCACAAGTAGGGGCGCAAATACTGAAAGATGGAGGAAATGCAGTCGATGCTGCTGTAGCTGTGGGTTATGCTTTGGCAGTTACCTATCCTTGCTGTGGTAATTTAGGCGGTGGTGGTTTTATGACTCTTCGTTTAGCCGATGGCAAAGAGACTTTTATCGACTTTCGTGAAACTGCCCCTTTAGAATCGACTGCTGATATGTATCTTGATGCAGAAGGAAATGTTGTTGAAGACTTAAGCACTAAAGGCTATCTTGCTGTAGGTGTTCCAGGTACAGTGAAAGGATTGAATTATGCTCTTGCTAAGTATGGCACCATGAGTCGTCGTGCCGTTATTTCTCCTGCAATCAAACTGGCTCAAAAAGGTTTTACTCTCCAGCAAGGAGATGTAGATGTATTCAAGGCGGGTAAAAGTAGATTAAAAGACCCAAATACAGCAAAAATATTTCTAGACAGCAATGTCGAAGTGAGAAAAGCTGGAGATGTTTTACAGCAACCAGAATTAGCAGCAGTTTTACAGCAACTTATTTCCCAAGAAGATGCTTTTTACCAAGGAGAAATTGCCAAAAAGATTGTCGCAGCTAGCGAAGCCAATGGAGGTATTCTATCTCTAAAAGATTTTGCTACTTATGAAGTTAACGAAGACGAACCAGTTAGCTGTAACTATAGAGGATATAGAGTAATTTCTTCTCCGCCTCCAGGAGGTGCTACTACTTTATGTCAGATGTTAAATATCTTATCTGGCTATAACTTGAAAAAGTCGGGTTGGAAGACTCCCCAAAGCTTAAATTATCTGTTTTCGTCCATGTTACTGGCGTATGGCGATCGCAATCATTATCTGGGCGATCCTGATTTTGTTGATAATCCCCTAGACAAGTTATTATCTCCCAAATATGCTGCTAGCTTGAGAGGCAAAATTGGTGATAATGCTATTTCTCCTGAATCTGTCTATTCAACAGACATTCAATCTGAAGGAACAAACACCACGCATTACTCGGTAGTAGATAAAAATAATAATGCAGTAGCCGTAACCTATACTATCAACTCTTATTTCGGTGCAGGAGTAGTTGCCCCTGGTACGGGATTTCTACTCAACAACGAGATGGATGATTTTACTACCAAATTAGGGGAGGCTAACCAGTTTGGTTTAAGGCAGGGAAAAGCCAATTTAATCGAGCCAGTCAAACGCCCCCTCAGTTCCATGTCCCCCACAATAGTCACCAAAGATGGGCAGGTTTATTTAGTTACGGGTAGTCCAGGAGGTTCGACAATTCCCACTACCGTATTACAAACTATTGTTAATATGATTGACTATGATATGAGTCTGAGCAAAGCAATCAATACACCTCGTCTTCACTATCAAGGTTTACCAGACGTTGTTTTTTCCGAGCCTTATGCTCTAGATTCTGAGACTTTCGTAGCTTTATGGCAAAAAGGCTATAAGATTGCTCCACTTCCGTTTTGGGGTGCAGCCGAATCAATTCATGTTGATTCAAAAACTAAGTTAAAAATTGGCAGCAATGATCTACGAAAAGCTACGGGAAAAGCCATGACTCTAGAACCAAAACCAGATCGTGATTTAGATCCTCGCCCAAAAACTCTGAAACAAGCTGATTAA
- a CDS encoding ComEC/Rec2 family competence protein, with product MNRHSWIILCLAYIVSLLSTNLFAFSSSGFTGQQLIWLVAGLISLSAIAVLADNDFGSKPPRLNALEIFKRAYKQWLGTAIVAILAIVYFQVRIPQPQGNDISYQVTASDSEFVTVSGKVLTEPRLNDSQRLKFVFKASRVGDKEQVSGKLYATLPLLQGTGIYPGQNLKLKGSLYLPQAAKTPSGFDFKQYLARQGVFAGIQGFEAVFSEQTEPSWGWWKLRRRIVRSQLKGLGSPMGQLVSSMILGRKAVDLPVDIRDRFIEAGLAHVLAASGFHVSLLLGIILKITNRLAAKPRLVIGIGTLLVYLGLTGIQASVFRACLMGVAVLIALVVETKVKPLGSLLLAATIILLFNPLFISDLGFQLSFLATFGLIVTMPGLIAKLDWLPPTLATLVAVPLAATVWVLPLLSYQFNSVATYSIIVNIICTPLITVISLGGMVSAIAALIMPLVGSAIAWVLLYPTLLLMAVINFFTNLPGSSWAIGQISLGVLLTIYGLFLLVLVSNWWRKHLRLVLLGVLTLIIVPVIYQHFNLTQITVLPAHPEPIIVIQDRGKVVLVNTGEPKDIKYSLLPFLTNQGVNQINYAISSPGFKSNWSAISERLSIKNFVSNPNSKPLSTPFSNQTVQFEPVIATKSLTMSFDTQLSILKLDTAMNTWLILNNTKPDTYQLQQYIQASSNQKPLILVGTKIVAAWLKLQPQSIIASNQPQAITRRDTDKIQVYNLQDGVVHWTPDDGIEPLVADANW from the coding sequence ATGAATCGCCACAGTTGGATAATTCTTTGTTTGGCATATATTGTCAGCCTCCTGTCAACCAATTTGTTTGCTTTTTCTAGCTCTGGTTTTACTGGACAACAGTTAATTTGGCTTGTAGCAGGATTAATAAGCTTAAGCGCGATCGCTGTTTTAGCTGATAACGACTTTGGGAGTAAACCACCAAGGTTAAATGCTCTAGAAATATTCAAAAGAGCTTACAAGCAGTGGTTGGGTACGGCAATAGTTGCCATTTTGGCGATAGTTTATTTTCAGGTGCGTATCCCTCAGCCACAAGGCAACGATATTAGCTACCAAGTTACTGCTTCTGATAGTGAGTTTGTTACCGTATCAGGAAAAGTTTTAACCGAACCTAGGTTAAACGATAGTCAACGTCTCAAGTTTGTGTTTAAAGCTTCTAGGGTTGGAGACAAAGAACAAGTATCAGGAAAGCTTTATGCAACTTTACCCTTATTGCAAGGAACGGGGATTTATCCTGGGCAAAATTTAAAGCTTAAAGGTTCTTTATATTTACCCCAAGCTGCCAAAACTCCTAGCGGTTTTGATTTTAAGCAGTATCTTGCCCGTCAGGGAGTATTTGCAGGAATACAGGGATTTGAAGCGGTTTTTAGTGAGCAAACAGAACCTAGCTGGGGTTGGTGGAAGCTGAGAAGGCGAATTGTCAGAAGTCAGCTAAAGGGTTTGGGTAGTCCGATGGGACAGTTGGTTAGTTCCATGATTTTGGGACGTAAAGCGGTAGATTTACCTGTGGATATTCGCGATCGCTTTATTGAGGCTGGATTAGCTCATGTGCTTGCTGCATCGGGCTTTCATGTATCGTTGTTACTAGGAATTATTTTAAAAATAACTAATCGTTTGGCTGCTAAACCTCGACTAGTTATCGGCATAGGTACTCTATTAGTTTATCTGGGTTTAACAGGCATCCAAGCTTCTGTATTTCGTGCCTGTTTAATGGGGGTGGCGGTACTAATAGCTTTAGTTGTGGAGACTAAAGTTAAGCCGTTGGGTTCGCTTTTATTAGCTGCAACCATCATTTTGCTATTCAATCCCTTATTTATTAGCGATCTCGGCTTTCAGCTTAGTTTTTTGGCAACATTTGGCTTAATTGTGACCATGCCTGGTTTAATAGCCAAACTAGATTGGCTACCGCCTACTCTCGCTACTTTAGTTGCTGTGCCTTTGGCTGCAACCGTTTGGGTACTGCCATTATTAAGTTATCAATTTAATTCGGTTGCTACCTATAGCATCATCGTCAACATTATTTGTACACCTTTAATCACCGTCATTAGCTTGGGAGGAATGGTGAGTGCGATCGCTGCTTTAATTATGCCTCTAGTCGGTAGCGCGATCGCCTGGGTATTGCTTTATCCCACCCTATTACTGATGGCAGTAATTAACTTTTTTACCAATTTACCAGGAAGCTCTTGGGCGATCGGACAAATCTCTCTAGGTGTATTACTAACGATCTACGGGTTATTTCTGTTAGTTCTGGTGAGCAACTGGTGGCGCAAGCATTTGAGGCTAGTTTTACTCGGCGTTTTAACTTTAATTATTGTTCCTGTAATATATCAGCACTTTAATTTAACTCAGATTACCGTCTTGCCAGCACACCCTGAACCAATTATAGTTATTCAAGATCGAGGCAAAGTAGTATTAGTTAATACTGGTGAACCAAAGGATATTAAATATAGCCTGTTGCCATTTTTGACAAACCAAGGCGTTAATCAAATAAATTATGCCATTTCAAGCCCAGGCTTTAAATCTAATTGGTCAGCAATTAGCGAGCGCCTGTCTATCAAGAATTTTGTTTCCAACCCCAACTCAAAACCTCTTTCAACGCCATTTAGTAACCAGACAGTTCAATTTGAGCCAGTAATTGCCACCAAATCTTTAACAATGTCATTTGACACTCAGCTATCAATTCTAAAATTAGATACAGCAATGAATACCTGGCTAATATTAAACAATACAAAGCCTGATACTTATCAGCTTCAGCAATATATTCAAGCAAGTTCAAATCAAAAACCGCTTATTCTTGTAGGCACTAAGATTGTAGCAGCCTGGTTAAAATTACAGCCTCAATCAATCATTGCCTCGAATCAACCCCAAGCAATTACTCGGCGAGACACAGACAAAATTCAGGTTTATAACCTTCAAGATGGAGTAGTTCATTGGACACCTGATGACGGGATTGAGCCATTAGTAGCTGATGCAAATTGGTAA
- a CDS encoding helix-turn-helix domain-containing protein produces MARRLWLLLKWLGNKFGRVIKQGNLIDFSLTHQELAEAINTTRITVIKI; encoded by the coding sequence ATTGCCAGACGCTTGTGGCTGCTCTTGAAATGGTTGGGCAATAAGTTTGGACGGGTAATTAAACAAGGAAACCTAATTGACTTTAGTTTAACCCATCAAGAATTAGCTGAAGCGATCAATACGACAAGAATTACAGTAATCAAAATTTAA